The DNA segment GAGAGTCACGTCTACTTTAGCTTTAGCCAGAGCTTTTGCTGCATACAATCCACCAAAACCGCCACCGACAATCACAACTTTATGGGGTGGGTTGTTATCAAGTGCTTCAACCATAAGAATTATTTCCTTGTGTTACGAGTGTTGTAACTATTCTTAACAAATTTGTATCAAAAATGTCACAATTATTTCTGTTTATTTTGAACATATAAAAAATTGCTTAAAGTTACCAAAAAGACAAACATTGAGTAATTTAAGCTACATAGTTGTAATTGTTAACTGTTAACTGTTGACTGTTAACGGCCATCACGATGGATTATGTAATTTAAAATCAGACAACAACGGTTAGCAAACCAGTCAACAACAGCAGGAAAAATGATAGTTGACAATTTTGGTAACTAAAATGTTAGCTGACTTAGCTGATTGAAACTATACCAATTGCGGCAATTCGCTGTTAAACTCTCTTTACCTGCCCTGGGTTCTTTGAGCCTCGGCGGTGTGACTATTCTAAATTTTCCCTTAGACTACTTGAGAATTTTTCATTAATTGATACACTTGTTCTTCATTAACATCAGTTAACTAGCACTGCATGGTGCATATTAAGCGCGTAGAACTTACCAATTTCAAATCCTTCGGCGGTACGACCTCTGTCCCATTGCTGTCGGGGTTCACTGTCGTATCTGGGCCTAATGGTTCGGGTAAGTCTAATATTTTGGATGCGCTGTTGTTTTGTTTGGGACTAGCCAGTTCTAAGGGGATGCGGGCAGACCGCTTACCCGATTTGGTTAATAATACTCAAACGGCGAAAAGTCGCTCGGCTGTGGAAGCTGTGGTGACGGTGACATTTGATTTATCGGATTTGGTGGATGCGAGTGATCAGTTTTTATCTGTCAGTGATGATGCAGAATTATCTCAGAATGAAGCGCCTACAGTAAATGGGAATGGTCACAGAGCTACAGAATGGAGTGTGACTAGGAAATTGCGGGTGACGCATCAGGGTAGTTATACCTCGAATTACTACATCAATGGGGTTTCGGCGACGCAGACAGAGTTACATGAGGAGTTGGAGCGGCTGCGGATTTACCCTGAAGGTTATAACGTGGTGTTGCAAGGGGATGTCACCAGTATTATCTCCATGAAGGGTAAGGAACGGCGAGAAATTATTGATGAGTTGGCGGGGGTGGCGACTTTTGATAGGAAGATTCATCAAGCCAAGGGAACTTTAGATGAGGTCAAGGATAAGGAAGATAGTTGTAAGATTATTGAGTCTGAGTTAACTTTACAACGCGATCGCCTTTCCCAAGACAGAGCAAAGGCGGAGAGGTATCAAAAGTTACGCACAGAGTTTTTAGAAAAGCAATGTTGGGAAGCGGTATTATCTTGGCGTTCCCTACAAGCACAGCAAGAGAAGTTAGTTACAGATATTCAAGCAGGCGATCGCCATTATGGCGAACTGACAACTCAGCTTGCAAGCTTAAATACAGAAATTTCTCAAAAAACGGCTGAACTCGAACAGCTAAATGCTCATGTGAAAGCAATGGGGGAGGAGGAACTGCTGGCGGTACAGTCTACCTTAGCTACCCAAGAAGCGGAACGGAAGCAACTCCAGCGTCAGCAAACGGAGTTAGACACGGCTTTGCAAGAAACTACCAAACGTTTGGCGCAAACTCAGCATGATATTCAACAGCATCAGCAAGGTTTGGGTGAACTGGCGCAAGCACAGGATTTAGAAAGACAATCGATTGTTTATTGTCAGCAGCAACGGGATGAAGCACAACAAGCTTTGGAAAAGTCCCGCGAAGCCGCAGCAGAAATAGCTTCAGCGTCGGAAGCATGGGTACAGCAACAAACGGCGTTGAACCGTCAAATTGAGGCTGTGTTGCAAACTTTGGAGCCGCAACGCACAGAACAAGCGCAACTGAGGGAACGGAATAATCAGTTACAGCAGTTAATTGGGGAACAAACCGAGTTAATTGCTGGATTAGAACCGCAATTAGCTGAGAAACAAGCCGATTGTGAACGCATAGAAACAGAATTTAACTCCTCTGGCGAACCCATCCAAGATTTAGCCCAAAATCTTGCAGCCACAGAACAGGAATTACAAATCCAGCAAGATACCCAAAAGCGGCTATTACAAGAACAACGGGACAAACAACGTCAGCTAGATAGAATTGAGGCGCAAGCACAAGCACAGCAAGAGGTACAAGGAACCCAAGCCAGTAAAGTGATTATCCAGTCGGGAATGCCTGGGGTATGCGGCTTGGTGGTACATTTGGGACGGGTAGAACCCAAGTTTCAATTAGCGTTAGAAATTGCGGCTGGGGCGCGGCTGGGACACATTGTGGTAGAAGATGATGGTATAGCAGCCGCCGGAATTGAACTACTCAAACAAAAACGGGCTGGGAGAGCGACGTTTTTACCGTTAAATAAAATTCAGTCTCACAAATTTACCCAGGATGCGACGCTGCGTTTAGCTAATGGTTTTGTTAACTATGCCGTGAATTTGGTAGACTGCGATCGCCGTTATAAAGACATCTTCAATTACGTTTTTGGTAATACTGTCGTCTTCGCCAACCTGGAAGCAGCGCGGAAAAATCTCGGCTTATATCGCATCGTTACTTTGGATGGAGAACTACTAGAAACCAGTGGCGCGATGACTGGGGGAAGTAGTAACCAGCGTTCCTCCCTCCGGTTTGGGAATACAGAAGCCGCAGAATCAGATGAAGCCATTGGCTTAAAACAGCGTTTAGCCGATATTGATCGGATTTTAAACCGTTGTGGTGATGCGATCGCTAATTTAGTCATCAAAACCAAACAACTATCCCAAGAACTCACTGAAACTCGACAAGCACGGCGAGAACAGCAGTTACAGTTGGAACAGTTGCGAAAAGATATTCAGAGTTTAACAGCCCAGTTGACAGGGACGCGATCGCAACTCACCCAAAACACCGAGAAATTTACCACAGCCCAATCTCGCCTGGAGATTTTAGATAGGGACTTACCAGGACAAGAAAGCCAATTACAACAACTACGCCACACCCTAGCCGAGTTAGAAGCCTCCCAAACCCCCAGCGAATGGCAACAAATTCAGGCGACAATTAAAACCCAAGAACAACAAATACAACAACGGGAAACCGCCTTTAGGGAAGCCGAACAACGCTTAAAAAATCTAGAAAATCAACAACAGCGTTTACAAGAACGCATCCAAGAAGCCCAACAGCGCATCACCGAATATCAAACCCAACAAACCACTTGTACAGAAGCGATTAATCGCGTCTCTCAACAAACCACAACCATAAACGCACAAATCACCCAAACCCGCGCCAAACTCAGCGAACTTGAACAACACCTCGGCGCAGAAAAACAAAAACGCGACACAATTGAACAAGAAGTGCGATCGCACCTCCTGCGTCAGCAACAATTAGAATGGGAAATTCAAAAACTGGAAGAAACCCAACTTAAACGCCGGGAAGACTTAACCGCCTTACAAAGCCAGTTACAGGAACTAGTCCCAGAACTACCCAACCCTTTGCCAGAAGTCCCAGACAAGGTAGACTTAGAAGAATTGCAGAAAGAATTGCGATCGCTCGCCAAACGCCTCCAAGCAATGGAACCTGTGAATATGCTGGCGTTGGAAGAATACGAACGTACCCAAAAGCGCCTAGAAGAACTATCCCAAAAATTACAGACCTTAGAAGGAGAACGCACCGAACTACTCCTACGCATTGAAAACTTCACCACCTTGCGCCAAATCGCCTTTAAAGAAGCCTTCGACGCTGTAAATGAAAATTTCCAATCAATCTTCGCCACCCTTTCCGACGGCGACGGCTACCTGCAATTAGATAACCCAGAAGATCCCTTTAACAGTGGCTTGAACTTAGTCGCCCACCCCAAAGGTAAACCAGTCCAAAGACTCGCCTCCATGTCCGGTGGTGAAAAATCCCTCACCGCCTTAAGCTTTATCTTCGCCTTGCAACGCTACCGCCCCTCGCCATTTTACGCCTTTGATGAAGTAGATATGTTCCTCGATGGGGCAAACGTAGAGCGATTATCAAGAATGATTAAACAACAAGCCCAGCAGGCACAATTCATAGTTGTGAGTTTGCGCCGTCCGATGATAGAATCAGCCGAACGCACAATCGGCGTTACTCAAGCACGAGGAGCTTATACTCAAGTTTTGGGAATTAAGTTATCATCCTCGAATACATCTGCTTGAGTTTTTGTTAATAATAGTGTATAGATAAACCGGATTCGAGATCAGGACTCCGTATAGAATGACCTCTGAACAAATAATTAGGCGTTCCGACATATTAAATACGCAGGTAATTACCCGCGACAACGGCAAACGGTTAGGAATCGTCAGTCAAGTTTGGGTGGATATTGATCAAAGAGAGGTTGTGGCTCTTGGTTTGCGAGACAGCCTGATCTCTATCTCTGGTCTGCCCCGCTATATGTACCTTAGCAGCATCCACCAATATGGCGATGTCATCTTAGTTGATAACGAAGATGTCATCGAAGATATTGAAGTTGAAGCCCTCAGTAACTTGATTAACTGGGAAGTAATCACCGAAACAGGCGAAGTTTTAGGTAGAGTGCGGGGTTTCCGATTTGAAGCCGAAACAGGTAAACTCAACACCATAGTCATCGCCTCCTTGGGAGTTCCCCAAATTCCCGACCAGTTTTTAAGCACCTACGAAATATCCATAGAAGAAGTAGTCAGCACCGGCCCCAACAGGTTGATTGTCTTTGAAGGAGCCGAAGAACGGGTAAATCAGTTAACAGTCGGTGTTCTCGAACGCCTGGGTATTGGTAAAGCACCTTGGGAACGGGATACAGAAGAAGAATATGGTTATTCCGCACCCCGCGCTGTCGCACCATCAAATCAGCTACCTAGCGGCGTACCCTTACAGCCACCCAAACCCAAAGTCCGCACCCCCGAACCCGTAGCCGAGGAAGAATGGACTGAAGATTACATCGAAGAAGAAAGACCACAGCGCCAAGTCATGAAGGCGCGACAATACGAGTCAATTCAATACGAAGAAGACGAAGAAGACAACTGGAGTGAAGCCACGGGTAGAGACAGATATCAGCCCCCGTCTCAACCCTACAGCAAACCATACACCGAAGATTACGACGATTATGATGACGATGTAGAAAGTGATGCGTGGGAAGACGTACCACCCCAACCAGTAAATATTCCCAAGAAAGTCAAAGAAAGACAACCAGAATACGAAGAAGAAGGCGGATATTAATTTTTTGGTGATTCATGATTAAACCTCTCCTATTTGTTTGTAGGAGAGGTTTAATTTTTTGCTTAAGGATTAATAGCAGAATTAGCCATTTTGATGAGAGAATTGCGATCGCCTGCCTTCAACCCAAAACTATACTGCACCCCTTGCTGTCGCCACGTCAAAGTCGCATCAGAACAATTAGCCCCACAACGAAAATCCACAAAATAGCCAGCAATACCCTTAGCTAAAGCCACCCTTCTCCCCTTGAGGCGCGGCGTTGAACGCGTGACAGCCTCCGCCGAAACCACACCTAAACGACAAGCCGTCCCACCAGTACAATCAGGACTGAAACCCAACAGAATCTCATATTTCTTCGGTGTAGCCGTTTCTATAATGGCGTAAATTGGATTTGTCCCATCCGACTCAGGAATGTATTTAGGCAATAAAATCTTAATTTGACTCTTTTGCTTTAACTTCGGCAAAATCGGTTGAAAAACTTTGTGTGGCTGAGAATTAGCTGTTCTAGCTGGTCGTTGTGCTGATAGCTGCGGTTGATTATTTGTATTAGCTATAGCCGACGGATAAAAATTGTTGCTGCCGACTAATATCAGTAATATTGATAAATTAGTGAGACTTTTTAAACCAAAAATCATAAAGTAAAACCTATTTCAACGGGTGTATTTAACTTATGTTTCCCATTTTTTAGACTAATCGGTGCTTCATACTCACCTTTAGTATTCTTAATCTCAGCCCCAGCGATACCTATTTCTACATCTAAAGATATAAGTTTATTTAATTCTGAAATATTAAAGTGAAATATTAATTCAGATAGAAATTTATGGCAACCGAGCAAGAGCTTCAATCTCTTTTTAATACCTTAGATCGTGATCAAGACGGCAAAATCTCCATTAATGAGCTTTTTTTAAGCCCTGGTTTAAGTGCAGTCATCTCATCAGAAACGAATACCAATAGCCCCCAAGAGTTGCTAGTACAGTATGATTCAGACCAAGACGGTAGTATTACCTTTGAAGAGTTAAAGAAAGCAGTTAAGAAAGCAAGTAATTTAACCTAGCAGTGAATCGAAAAAAGTGCAACCACAAGCGTCGTCAGTTTAGAAAAAACGCGGCGACTTTAGCGGAAAACATCAAATTTGAGCTTCTGCGCTGGGATGTTTTTGTTTGAACTAAAACTTTGCTGTTCTAAGTGAGAACGTTCTTGTTTTAAACGAGAACGTTTTCGTTTTAGTTGCTAACTTTTGCCAAATCACATCTGGTAATTCTATTTTGCCTTCAGTGGTGACGTTTGCTAGAAATTCGTACGCTTTCATATTATGTTTATTGTTCACCAGTTCTAATACTATTTTGACGCTGCGATTACCAAACTAGCTGCTTCTCCATACTGGATTCCACCCCATTGCTAAAAGCCGTAGTTTTACTGATATTTATTTTGGCATAAGCCAAACTTAGCAGTGTGGACAGGAAGATTTAAAGTGGTACAGAGCTACAATACCGAGTGTGTAGCGTTACGATGTGGCTGTAAGGTAAGCTGATGTGCATTTAAACTGGGATTTTTGAAAGCTGTACTCCTTGCTGTGTCGAGATTGCTCGCTCGATTTTAAGTTGGGTTATGGTGGGCAATGCCCACCCTACAGATACTTAGACAGCAATTATCTGCCTACTAATTTATCGCGCAATTGCTTGATGCGATCGCGCAATTTTGCCGCCTCTTCAAATTCCAGTTTTTTCGATGCTTCTTTCATCTGTGCTTCTAATTTGTCAATCAAGTTAGGAATCTCCTCTAACGGCAATTCATCAATATGTTCTTCAACAACTTTTAAGTCTGTTGCATTCAACCGTCGAGACACTTCCAAGAAAGACAAAATTGCATTACTCGATTTTTTGACAATCGGTTGTGGTGTAATTCCATGCAGCTTATTATATGCAACCTGAATACCGCGCCGTCTGTCTGTTTCTTCAATAGCTTTAATCATGCTATCTGTCATATTATCAGCATATAAAATTGCTTGTCCTCTGATGTGTCGTGCTGCTCTCCCAATGGTTTGAATTAAAGAACGTTCCGCGCGTAAGAAACCTTCTTTATCGGCATCCATAATCGCTACTAGGGAAACTTCAGGTAAATCTAAACCTTCCCGTAGTAGGTTCACACCCACCAACACATCAAAGCTACCTTGGCGTAAATCCTGCAATATTTCAATCCGTTGAATAGAATTAATTTCTGAATGTAAATACCGCACTTTCACGCCGTGTTCTTGCAGATATTCTGTTAAATCTTCCGCCATCCGCTTAGTTAAAGTGGTAATCAATACCCTTTCATGGAGGTCGATTCTATCTTTAATTTCTCCTAACAAATCATCAATTTGTCCTTCTGTGGGACGAACGGAAATTTCTGGATCAATTACGCCTGTAGGGCGAATGACTTGCTCAACTATGCGATTTTCGGAAATCTCTAATTCCCAATTTCCTGGGGTAGCAGAAACAAAAATACACTGGTTAACTTTTTGCCAAAATTCCTCTGCTTTTAAAGGACGGTTATCAGCAGCACTAGGAAGCCTAAATCCATGCTCAATTAATACTTTCTTCCTAGCTTGGTCGCCGTTATACATTCCGCGAATTTGCGGGACTGTAACGTGAGATTCGTCAATGACTAACAACCAATCTTTCGGGAAATAATCAATTAAACTTTCTGGTGGTTCCCCCGCTTGTCTACCTGCTAAATGGCGAGAATAGTTTTCTACGCCGTTGCAATAACCCACTTCCCGCAGCATTTCTAAATCGTAACGGGTGCGTTGGTCGATGCGTTGCGCTTCTACCAATTTGCCAGTTTCTTCTAATTCTGCTTTGCGCTGTTTTAATTCATAGGCGATATCTTCGCAAGCTACCTCTAAACGTTCCTCTGGGGTGACAAAGTGACGCGCAGGATAGATATTTACTGCTTGTAAACTGTTGATAATTTCCCCTGTCACGGGGTCAATGTAGCGAATTGCGTCAATTTCATCGCCAAAAAATTCTACCCGAATAATCCTGTCTTCGTAAGCGGGGCCGATTTCTAATACATCACCCCGGACGCGGAAACGTCCCCTTCCCATTTCTACATCGTTGCGGCTGTATTGTACAGAGGCTAAATCCCGCAAAATCTCCCGTTGATTTACTTCCATCCCAATTTGCAGAGGAATAGCGGCTTTAAGGTATTCGGCGGGGATTCCCAAACCGTAAATACAGCTAATAGAAGCCACAACAATCACATCACGACGCTCGAATAGCGATCGCGTGGCTGAATGTCGTAACATATCAATCTCATCGTTAATCGCCGCCGTTTTTTCAATATACGTATCGGTAACGGGAATATAGGCTTCTGGTTGATAGTAATCGTAATAACTGACGAAATACTCAACAGCGTTGTTGGGAAAGAACTCGCGCAATTCATTACATAGTTGCGCGGCCAAGGTTTTATTATGCGCCAGAACTAGCGTTGGTCTCCCAATTTTCTCAATCACTGCGGCGATGGAAAATGTCTTACCTGTTCCCGTAGCACCTAATAAGGTTTGGTAACGGTTACCTCCTTCGATGCTAGCAACTAACTGGGCGATCGCGCTTGGTTGATCACCTGTCGGACTAAAGGGAGCTTGCAGACCAAATTCTGTCATACATCTGTACTAAAGATACCCTATCTCATGTTAGCGATAAATTAATCAGGCTAGTGCTAAGTACTGAGTTCCTACTCAAAAGCTAACAGTCAGCAGTCAGCCGTCAACATTCAACGGTCAACAGTCAACAGCCCATAGTAATTGTTCTTACCTTTGCTCCCCCACCTTTTCAATTAGCAATTTTCTTTGACAAATTTTCAGAATTTAAGTTTACTTATATGTCACTTTTGAAGATACTTATATATATGCAAGGTGCTTTAAGGGTAAACTCACTTATATAGGAAATAATTTGATTTTTCCTTAAGTATTGTAAAGTTAAGTTAATAACCCAGAGGTGTTTAATTATGACCATTAGCAGTACCGGCAAAACGGTCAGTCCTCGGCAAAAACGCGCCAAGCTCAAAGGAGAAACAACAGTGGAAGTAGAAAATAATCAGGGTCAGAGCTTGAATAAAGAGCAAGTCGAGCCAAATGCTGAACTGTCAGTGGAAGCATCAGAGCAAGAACAGATTCACGGAAAACTTGCTGTTGCCGGAGCGCATTCCATTA comes from the Nostoc sp. PCC 7120 = FACHB-418 genome and includes:
- a CDS encoding PRC-barrel domain-containing protein, which encodes MTSEQIIRRSDILNTQVITRDNGKRLGIVSQVWVDIDQREVVALGLRDSLISISGLPRYMYLSSIHQYGDVILVDNEDVIEDIEVEALSNLINWEVITETGEVLGRVRGFRFEAETGKLNTIVIASLGVPQIPDQFLSTYEISIEEVVSTGPNRLIVFEGAEERVNQLTVGVLERLGIGKAPWERDTEEEYGYSAPRAVAPSNQLPSGVPLQPPKPKVRTPEPVAEEEWTEDYIEEERPQRQVMKARQYESIQYEEDEEDNWSEATGRDRYQPPSQPYSKPYTEDYDDYDDDVESDAWEDVPPQPVNIPKKVKERQPEYEEEGGY
- the uvrB gene encoding excinuclease ABC subunit UvrB, which translates into the protein MTEFGLQAPFSPTGDQPSAIAQLVASIEGGNRYQTLLGATGTGKTFSIAAVIEKIGRPTLVLAHNKTLAAQLCNELREFFPNNAVEYFVSYYDYYQPEAYIPVTDTYIEKTAAINDEIDMLRHSATRSLFERRDVIVVASISCIYGLGIPAEYLKAAIPLQIGMEVNQREILRDLASVQYSRNDVEMGRGRFRVRGDVLEIGPAYEDRIIRVEFFGDEIDAIRYIDPVTGEIINSLQAVNIYPARHFVTPEERLEVACEDIAYELKQRKAELEETGKLVEAQRIDQRTRYDLEMLREVGYCNGVENYSRHLAGRQAGEPPESLIDYFPKDWLLVIDESHVTVPQIRGMYNGDQARKKVLIEHGFRLPSAADNRPLKAEEFWQKVNQCIFVSATPGNWELEISENRIVEQVIRPTGVIDPEISVRPTEGQIDDLLGEIKDRIDLHERVLITTLTKRMAEDLTEYLQEHGVKVRYLHSEINSIQRIEILQDLRQGSFDVLVGVNLLREGLDLPEVSLVAIMDADKEGFLRAERSLIQTIGRAARHIRGQAILYADNMTDSMIKAIEETDRRRGIQVAYNKLHGITPQPIVKKSSNAILSFLEVSRRLNATDLKVVEEHIDELPLEEIPNLIDKLEAQMKEASKKLEFEEAAKLRDRIKQLRDKLVGR
- a CDS encoding EF-hand domain-containing protein; this encodes MATEQELQSLFNTLDRDQDGKISINELFLSPGLSAVISSETNTNSPQELLVQYDSDQDGSITFEELKKAVKKASNLT
- the smc gene encoding chromosome segregation protein SMC; the encoded protein is MVHIKRVELTNFKSFGGTTSVPLLSGFTVVSGPNGSGKSNILDALLFCLGLASSKGMRADRLPDLVNNTQTAKSRSAVEAVVTVTFDLSDLVDASDQFLSVSDDAELSQNEAPTVNGNGHRATEWSVTRKLRVTHQGSYTSNYYINGVSATQTELHEELERLRIYPEGYNVVLQGDVTSIISMKGKERREIIDELAGVATFDRKIHQAKGTLDEVKDKEDSCKIIESELTLQRDRLSQDRAKAERYQKLRTEFLEKQCWEAVLSWRSLQAQQEKLVTDIQAGDRHYGELTTQLASLNTEISQKTAELEQLNAHVKAMGEEELLAVQSTLATQEAERKQLQRQQTELDTALQETTKRLAQTQHDIQQHQQGLGELAQAQDLERQSIVYCQQQRDEAQQALEKSREAAAEIASASEAWVQQQTALNRQIEAVLQTLEPQRTEQAQLRERNNQLQQLIGEQTELIAGLEPQLAEKQADCERIETEFNSSGEPIQDLAQNLAATEQELQIQQDTQKRLLQEQRDKQRQLDRIEAQAQAQQEVQGTQASKVIIQSGMPGVCGLVVHLGRVEPKFQLALEIAAGARLGHIVVEDDGIAAAGIELLKQKRAGRATFLPLNKIQSHKFTQDATLRLANGFVNYAVNLVDCDRRYKDIFNYVFGNTVVFANLEAARKNLGLYRIVTLDGELLETSGAMTGGSSNQRSSLRFGNTEAAESDEAIGLKQRLADIDRILNRCGDAIANLVIKTKQLSQELTETRQARREQQLQLEQLRKDIQSLTAQLTGTRSQLTQNTEKFTTAQSRLEILDRDLPGQESQLQQLRHTLAELEASQTPSEWQQIQATIKTQEQQIQQRETAFREAEQRLKNLENQQQRLQERIQEAQQRITEYQTQQTTCTEAINRVSQQTTTINAQITQTRAKLSELEQHLGAEKQKRDTIEQEVRSHLLRQQQLEWEIQKLEETQLKRREDLTALQSQLQELVPELPNPLPEVPDKVDLEELQKELRSLAKRLQAMEPVNMLALEEYERTQKRLEELSQKLQTLEGERTELLLRIENFTTLRQIAFKEAFDAVNENFQSIFATLSDGDGYLQLDNPEDPFNSGLNLVAHPKGKPVQRLASMSGGEKSLTALSFIFALQRYRPSPFYAFDEVDMFLDGANVERLSRMIKQQAQQAQFIVVSLRRPMIESAERTIGVTQARGAYTQVLGIKLSSSNTSA